In Mytilus galloprovincialis chromosome 1, xbMytGall1.hap1.1, whole genome shotgun sequence, the following are encoded in one genomic region:
- the LOC143042762 gene encoding uncharacterized protein LOC143042762 produces the protein MSSTKQKVSHNRREARKTGGGPPPEEISSMEDQVVGIIGDTPIDGIDGGIDTAPFTETSMDLSMPSCSSSRRSSYSSADESEQSISGATNRATPTRNIITTASTMEDISTKQLVQIEKGRLNIDKERLQVEKDSLRLKEEKMGLLKERLEVEKERLRVEKDKLSVDRQRLQLEQAKEQLRLAQLGISLQIPENSDRASDHE, from the exons ATGAGCAGCACAAAACAGAAAGTGTCACACAATAGACGTGAGGCAAGAAAGACAGGCGGAGGTCCTCCCCCAGAAGAAATTTCCTCTATGGAAGATCAGGTGGTAGGAATTATTGGAGACACGCCTATAGATGGAATAGACGGAGGAATAGATACAGCCCCTTTCACAGAAACGTCGATGGATTTGTCGATGCCGTCATGTTCATCTTCAAGAAGAAGCTCCTACTCTTCAGCAGACgaatcag AACAATCAATCAGCGGTGCTACTAATAGAGCTACCCCTACCAGAAATATTATCACCACTGCATCAACCATGGAAGATATTAGTACTAAGCAGCTTGTTCAAATAGAGAAAGGAAGGTTGAATATTGATAAGGAAAGACTTCAGGTAGAAAAGGATTCACTGAGACTGAAAGAAGAAAAGATGGGACTCCTGAAAGAGAGACTTGAAGTTGAAAAGGAAAGACTTCGCGTAGAAAAAGATAAGCTATCTGTTGACCGCCAACGCCTTCAGCTGGAACAAGCCAAAGAACAGTTGCGTTTGGCGCAACTTGGTATCAGTTTGCAAATTCCCGAAAACTCAGATCGAGCCAGTGATCACGAGTGA